In Verrucomicrobiia bacterium, the DNA window GCTTCAGCGTCTCTTCATTCAGGATGTTGCGCGTTTCCGGCGTCAGCGGCGTGTGCAGCGTGATGAAGTCCGCCACTTTCAGGAGGCTTTTCAGGTCCATGAATTCCACGGGATATTCCTTCACGCTGGCCTTGGAGATGAAAGGATCGAACGTCACGATCTTCATGCCGAACGCGGCTCCGCGCTTGGCCACTTCCCGGCCGATGCGGCCGAAGCCGACGACGCCGAGCACCTTGCCCATGAGCTGCGTGCCGGTGAAGCTCTTGCGGTCCCATTTGCCGCTGCCGACCGACTTGTAAGCCTGCGGGATGTTGCGCGCAAGCGCCATCAGCATCGAAAACGTATGCTCCGCCGTGGAAATCGTGTTGCCCTCGGGCGTATTCATCACGATGATGCCGCGCTTGGTGGCTTCGGGCAGATCGACGTTGTCGACGCCCACGCCGGCGCGGCCGATGACGCGCAGCTTGCCCGCGGATTCGAGCACGTCTTTGGTCAGGCGCGTGCCGCTGCGGATGATGATCGCGTCATAACGCGAGATGATTTTCTTGAGCTCTTCGGGCTTGAGCCCCACGTGCTCTTCGACTTCGAAGGATTTTTCTTTCTTCAGGATCTCGAGCCCGCCCTTTCCGAGAGGATCCGCGATCAGAATTTTGAATTTCGCATTGGCTTGGGACATGGTCTTTTCCTGTTCGTTGCCTTGGGAAGGCTTTACCGCCTTCTTTTGCTTTTCAGTAAGGGCTGGTGCTGACAAGTTGATCACTCCTGGTTCCGGCAAGCACTTCTTCCAGCGCCTGGAAACCTTCTTCCAGATCCTGCCGGGTAATGGAACCCATGTGCGCCGCGCGCAGAAGACGGCCTTTCAGCGCATCCTGCCCGCCGGCAAACGTCACGTTCTTTTCTTCACGCAAGATTTCGAGGACCTTCGAGCCGTCCGCGCCCCGCGGAAAAAGAGCGGCGGTAAGCGCCGAAGACGGCGACTTCGCAAAAGGCCGCAGGCCCAGGCCTGTGAGCCGCTCGCGGGAATATTCCCCGAGCTTGCGGCAGCGCCACCAGATGTTTTCGAGCTTCTCGGCAAGGATGAGCTCCAGAGCCTTTTCGGCCGCGCACACAAGGCCCGTCGCCGGAGTGAAAGGCGTGTCGCCCGCGGCAAGACTTTTTTCGTAGCGCGCCAGGTCGAAATAATAACGCGGCAGTCTCGCTTCCTCCCTGCGCTTTTTGGCCTTGGCGCTCTCGCTGATGAACGCGAGCCCCGGAGGCAGCATCATGGCTTTCTGCGACCCCGCGATCACGACGTCCACGCCCCACGCGTCCGTTTCCAGACGGTCGGCGCAAAGCCCCGCGATCGCGTCCACGATGAGAAGCGCCGGAGTCTGGCGCACGATTTTACCGAGCGCCTCGATGTCGTTCACGACGCCGGTCGAGGTCTCGCAAAGCTGCGCGAAAACGGATTTGATGCCGGGATTCTGGATGAGCAGCGTCCGCACGGCTTCCACGTCGACAGACTGGCCCCATTCGGATTTCACCACAATGGGCCGGAGCCCGTACGCCTGGGCGATTTCGGCAAAACGCTCGCCGAATTTTCCCGTGTCCAGGACAAGCACCGCGTCCCCTTCGGAATGGAAATTCGCGACGGCCGCTTCCATGCCCGAGCTTCCCGAACCCGCGATCGTATAGACCGGACACTCCGTGCGGAAGACTTTGCGCAGGCGCTCCGACACGACGAGCATGATTTTCCGGAACCGGGGCGTGCGGTGATGAAAGATGGGTTCTGCCAGGACCTCCCTAACCGGTTCCGGAATGGGAACCGGTCCGGGAGTCAGCAGCAAGGAGCGCGAGGTCATTTTTTCTGGCCTAATGCGGCCTTGTGGTTGATGACGTCGTCCACGAGTCCGTAGGCCCTCGCTTCTTCGGGAGATTTGAAATTATCACGGTCCGTGTCGCGCTCGATGACTTCGAGCGGCTGGCCCGTATGATACGCCATGATCTGGTTGAGCTGTTCCTTGAGCTTCAGGATTTCCTTGGCCTGGATCGAAATATCCGAAGCCGAGCCCTGAGCGCCGCCCCACGGCTGGTGGATCATGACGCGGGAATTCGGAAGGCAGTGACGCTTGCCCTTGGCGCCGGCGGTCAGAAGAAGCGCGCCCATGCTGGCGCACTGGCCGAGGCAGTAAGTCGCCACGTCGCATTTCACGAACTGCATCGTGTCGTAAATGCCCAGGCCCGCGGTGACGGATCCGCCCGGGGAATTGATGTAGAGGTTGATGTCCTTTTCCGCGTCTTCCATCTGCAGAAAAAGCATCTGCGCGATGACAAGGTTGGCGATCGTGTCGTCAATGGGGGTGCCGATGAAAACGATTCTGTCTTTCAGGAGGCGGGAATAAATGTCGTACGCCCTCTCGCCCCGGCCGCTCTGCTCCACAACCATAGGTACCAAATAGCCGCTCATCGAATCCTCCTTTGGACCGTCATTCCGAGGAATGAAGCCCTATTGCTTCGCGTTCTGTTTGATGAAATCGATCGTTTTTTCGTTGCGCAGCTGGTCCCTTACCGAATCCAGCGCTTCGGGACTACCATTATAATACTTCTCCACCGCGTCCACGGGCTGCTTGAAGCGTTCCGCCACTTTTGCGAAATGCTTTTTGAGGTCCTCTTCGGAAACGGTGATGTTTTCCTTCGTGGCGATCTCGTCGAGAAGAAACGCGATCTGAAGCTGGCGCTCGGCCTCGGGACGGAGGGTCTCGCGCATTTTATTCTTTTCCTCTTCCGGAATTTCCGGGTGCTCGTGATCGTGGTCGTCGCCGTGATTATGCTCGCCGGAATGCTTGTGGATCGCCTGGTCCAGCAAAGACGCGATGCGCCTTTCCACAAGGCGCGGCGGAAGATCGAGCTTGTTCTTCTCGATCATTTCCTGCAGCAGCACTTTTTCGTACGCCGATTCCGCTTCCCGTTCCTTCTGGGTCACAATGTCTTTGCGGATTTTTTCCTTGAGGTCTTCGAAGGACGTGAATTCCCCGGCTTCGCGCGCGAGGTCGTCATTCATTTCCGGAAGAATTTTCTGTTTGATCTCTTTCACCGAGACCTTGAACGCCGCTTCTTTGCCGGCAAGGTCCTTGCGGCCCATGTCCGCCGGAAACTGGATTTTCACTTCTTTCTCGTCGCCGCTTTTCGAACCGGCGAGCTGCTTGGAAAAACCTTTGAGGAATTCCTCTTCCTTGAGCTCGAACCAGTCGCCCGCGCGCTTTTCGACTTCCTTGCCGTCGACCCAGCACACGTAATCCGCGATCACGAAATCGCCCATGGCCGCGGGCCTGTCTTCCACGGCCTTGTACTGCGCGAGCGATTCCTGGATGCGCTTCAGGCTGTCTTCCAATTCTTTTTCCGCGGACTCGGGCTTCTGCTTCGGCGCGGAGAGGCCCTTGA includes these proteins:
- the serA gene encoding phosphoglycerate dehydrogenase; translation: MSQANAKFKILIADPLGKGGLEILKKEKSFEVEEHVGLKPEELKKIISRYDAIIIRSGTRLTKDVLESAGKLRVIGRAGVGVDNVDLPEATKRGIIVMNTPEGNTISTAEHTFSMLMALARNIPQAYKSVGSGKWDRKSFTGTQLMGKVLGVVGFGRIGREVAKRGAAFGMKIVTFDPFISKASVKEYPVEFMDLKSLLKVADFITLHTPLTPETRNILNEETLKLCKKGVKIVNCARGGILDEMALDKAVESGQVSGVALDVFEEEPPAADHPLLKRPQVIVTPHLGAATNEAQENVAVDVTLQVIDALLGRAIKNAVNLPNLDPETLKAARPWITVAEKIAQIPAQLFTGSLKRVTIRLGGEPAR
- a CDS encoding alanine--glyoxylate aminotransferase family protein, which codes for MTSRSLLLTPGPVPIPEPVREVLAEPIFHHRTPRFRKIMLVVSERLRKVFRTECPVYTIAGSGSSGMEAAVANFHSEGDAVLVLDTGKFGERFAEIAQAYGLRPIVVKSEWGQSVDVEAVRTLLIQNPGIKSVFAQLCETSTGVVNDIEALGKIVRQTPALLIVDAIAGLCADRLETDAWGVDVVIAGSQKAMMLPPGLAFISESAKAKKRREEARLPRYYFDLARYEKSLAAGDTPFTPATGLVCAAEKALELILAEKLENIWWRCRKLGEYSRERLTGLGLRPFAKSPSSALTAALFPRGADGSKVLEILREEKNVTFAGGQDALKGRLLRAAHMGSITRQDLEEGFQALEEVLAGTRSDQLVSTSPY
- the clpP gene encoding ATP-dependent Clp endopeptidase proteolytic subunit ClpP; the protein is MSGYLVPMVVEQSGRGERAYDIYSRLLKDRIVFIGTPIDDTIANLVIAQMLFLQMEDAEKDINLYINSPGGSVTAGLGIYDTMQFVKCDVATYCLGQCASMGALLLTAGAKGKRHCLPNSRVMIHQPWGGAQGSASDISIQAKEILKLKEQLNQIMAYHTGQPLEVIERDTDRDNFKSPEEARAYGLVDDVINHKAALGQKK
- the tig gene encoding trigger factor — translated: MALKVSVKDGKSCEKILKIEVGKEEISQEFDACFQAMIPNAKIPGFRPGKAPKNVVALHYRDAAREQVVKNLLNDSYHKAVQDKSLEPVGYPEIKDIKFDDNSLSFEAAVEVRPKIKLNKVKGLSAPKQKPESAEKELEDSLKRIQESLAQYKAVEDRPAAMGDFVIADYVCWVDGKEVEKRAGDWFELKEEEFLKGFSKQLAGSKSGDEKEVKIQFPADMGRKDLAGKEAAFKVSVKEIKQKILPEMNDDLAREAGEFTSFEDLKEKIRKDIVTQKEREAESAYEKVLLQEMIEKNKLDLPPRLVERRIASLLDQAIHKHSGEHNHGDDHDHEHPEIPEEEKNKMRETLRPEAERQLQIAFLLDEIATKENITVSEEDLKKHFAKVAERFKQPVDAVEKYYNGSPEALDSVRDQLRNEKTIDFIKQNAKQ